The Aphelocoma coerulescens isolate FSJ_1873_10779 chromosome 14, UR_Acoe_1.0, whole genome shotgun sequence genome has a window encoding:
- the C14H8orf33 gene encoding UPF0488 protein C8orf33 homolog, translating to MERAPQGVFQEELQWCISQLEADLHLAPHPELAEETQHILKVLRCPETPLAEKQQVLSNVFGDCHLKMDEGQRSREKGMKPDVVEVQPSKGQAAGGVKHFDPTPEARPELFTSSGSSFRFDFTLSETNPEADPGDSGAEQVQNNVRATKQENWNAALRFAASGQEPKFAFNFAIPDEDCPQLQLLPASQHTEHTADSPLPAESAALPQAAALQKPEVTQVSGNVPKEDRSHVTSKIPQTETAPPDEPVTEKSTGGGAAQKKKKKKQKPPVSKKKTEETESSRKAKAEANSCQNTDTSQQDEKTSQSDEQLQKEVDWCVNQLELGLKTQKPTPKQAEEALRAIRTLRSDKAPLVKKRQLMRAMFGDYRKKMQEELCRELKLMETAAKSARIVELKGSIRKKNGQFIRKCSGACRKSQGSAESPSESHRTLNTGLFNFTTSQEEFRFNFF from the exons ATGGAGCGG GCTCCCCAAGGTGTGttccaggaggagctgcagtggTGCATTTCGCAGCTGGAGGCAGATCTCCATCTCGCTCCACACCCCGAGCTAG CAGAAGAGACCCAACACATTCTCAAGGTCCTGCGCTGCCCTGAGACTCCTCTTGCAGAGAAGCAACAAGTGCTAAGCAATGTGTTTGGGGATTGTCATCTCAAGATGGATGAGGGtcagaggagcagggagaaag gcATGAAACCTGATGTTGTGGAAGTACAGCCAAGCAAGGGGCAGGCTGCAGGTGGTGTGAAACACTTTGACCCAACCCCTGAGGCAAGGCCAGAGTTGTTCACATCATCTGGCAGCAGCTTCCGATTTGATTTCACGCTTTCTGAGACCAACCCAGAAGCTGACCCTGGTGACAGTGGTGCTGAGCAGGTACAGAACAATGTCAGAGCCACCAAGCAGGAGAACTGGAATGCAGCCTTGAGGTTTGCTGCTTCTGGACAAGAACCCAAGTTTGCTTTCAACTTTGCCATCCCAGATGAAGACTGTCCTCAGCTTCAGTTACTTCCAGCAAGCCAACATACAGAACACACAGCAGATTCTCCACTGCCTGCTgaatcagcagctctgccacaggCTGCAGCCTTGCAGAAGCCTGAGGTGACTCAAGTGTCAGGGAATGTACCCAAAGAGGATAGAAGCCATGTCACATCAAAGATCCCCCAAACAGAGACAGCCCCTCCAGATGAGCCAGTGACAGAGAAATCAACAGGAGGTGGAGCTgcccagaagaagaaaaagaagaaacaaaaaccacctgtcagtaaaaagaaaacagaagaaactgagagcagcaggaaggcaaAGGCAGAAGCTAACAGCTGTCAAAATACGGATACTTCCCAACAGGATGAGAAGACCTCTCAG TCAGATGAGCAGCTGCAGAAAGAGGTGGACTGGTGTGTGAACCAGCTGGAACTTGgcttgaagacacagaaacccaCTCCAAAGCAAG CTGAGGAGGCTCTCAGGGCAATCAGGACACTGCGCAGTGACAAGGCTCCACTGGTGAAGAAGCGTCAGCTCATGAGAGCCATGTTTGGAGACTACAGAAAGAAgatgcaggaggagctgtgcagagAGCTGAAGCTTATGGAAACAG CTGCAAAATCTGCCAGGATCGTGGAGTTGAAGGGAAGCATCCGCAAGAAGAACGGCCAGTTTATCCGGAAGTGCTCGGGAGCTTGCAGGAAAAGCCAAGGTTCAGCAGAATCCCCTTCAGAGTCCCACAGGACACTTAACACAGGCTTATTCAATTTCACAACTTCCCAAGAGGAATTTCGCTTTAATTTCTTCTAG